One genomic window of Cannabis sativa cultivar Pink pepper isolate KNU-18-1 chromosome 2, ASM2916894v1, whole genome shotgun sequence includes the following:
- the LOC133034393 gene encoding zinc finger BED domain-containing protein RICESLEEPER 1-like produces the protein MSSQMNSNFGGVEFVTSEEVESSDRIDETQSGETTNKKRRRSPAWDYFTLQTIDNVLKAVFNHCGSRIISFKYVLCPHDAPALTEAVSSSMSEWIIEDKVSTVTLDNASTNDAMIPLLKQKFDPSCFILNGELLHMRCCAHILNLIIRDGLSVIGDSIDKIRDSIAYWSGTPKWYEKFEENACHLGVTSTEKLSLDCVTRWNSTYLMIKTALLYKTVFERAKLRDRKYKCLPSEDDWIRA, from the exons ATGTCTAGTCAAATGAATTCTAATTTTGGGGGTGTTGAATTTGTTACATCAGAAGAAGTAGAGTCTAGTGATAGAATAGATGAAACTCAGAGTGGAGAGACaacaaataagaaaaggagaagaTCTCCTGCATGGGATTACTTTACTTTGCAAACGATTGACAATGTATTGAAAGCAGTGTTCAATCACTGCGGGAG TCGGATTATAAGCTTTAAATATGTACTATGCCCACATGACGCTCCAGCACTTACAGAGGCAGTAAGTTCTTCAATGTCTGAATGGATCATTGAAGATAAGGTTAGTACGGTGACACTTGATAATGCATCCACTAATGATGCAATGATTCCACTTTTGAAGCAAAAATTTGATCCTAGTTGCTTTATTTTGAATGGAGAGCTACTTCACATGCGTTGTTGTGCGCATATATTGAATTTAATTATTAGAGATGGTTTGTCTGTTATCGGTGATAGCATTGATAAGATTCGAGACAGTATCGCTTATTGGTCGGGCACACCAAAATGGTATGAGAAATTTGAGGAGAATGCTTGTCACCTTGGAGTGACAAGTACTGAAAAGTTGTCTCTTGATTGTGTTACAAGATGGAATTCAACATACTTAATGATAAAGACAGCTTTATTGTACAAAACAGTATTTGAGCGAGCAAAGCTTCGTGATCGAAAGTATAAATGTTTGCCATCAGAAGATGATTGGATTAGAGCTTAA